The genomic interval TGCAAAGTTTAGAGGCAAGTAGTTGCTGCTATTAATGCCATTATCAATATGTTGGGCTATTGTAttagaaggatgcatctcGCAATACATTCTAGTGCTAGCTTTAACAGTTTTCATCTGTTTCAGGAAGCTCTGAGTCTTCGTTCTGTGGTAATTTACAGCAAGCTGGCTGAACAGCAAGACTCTGCATTTGACCCAATAACGCACTCATCAGTGATCACATCCATTCTAATTGAACTACAGTCCCGACATCTAGAGGAAGCACATGAAATACTACAAGCAATGCTTGGAAAGGTATGTCAAAGGCTAAACGTAACTATATTATCCAcacatttcaaattttgttgCAGGGAAGAACACAGTTGTTTCGACTTTTGGAGACTGAAAAACAACTTTGTTCTGGTGGTTACTATGACAACCTGGCACGTGTTTTGCTACATACTGAAGGCACAGAGTTGGAAGGCAAGTACCAACCATTGTATTCAGTTGTATGGCAACTCAGTGTAGGTTTAACAGCAGCTGCTGATGAAGTAGAGACTGAAGAGAGTGGAGACAGTGAAGGGGAAGAAGCAGGTATTGTTGAACTGACCAAAGAAGATGAACTAAAGATGATGCAGGAGTTGGAGAGCAAGTTCCTTAAAGAGAAAGCACAGCTTTTGCATGTACTAATAGACAAAGATCGGTGGACACGGTTAAggtatttattgtttttgtaaCGTTCAATgggcagacaagcagacagacagactgatggatcACTGAACAACCAACGTCTGAAGTTATTTTTTCTAGCCCAGAAAGGCCAATGTCGGCATCATTACAGAAACGAATCTCAGAGTTCAAGATGAGGCGCATGACTGAGGAACCGAGTACTCTGTCTGACACAGAGATGAGTTCAAGGCATCGTGAACGAGTAGAATCAgccaagaaacaaacaagcatgaGAATGAAACTATTGTATAAACACAAATCATAGTTCCATCATACATTTGTAATGATAGTCCTCCTGTTTTTGTCCCTTTGGTGTGCAAGATAGGCAAAGACGCAAGCGTGAAGAGAAACAGAATCGAGTTGTAGACAGTGACAAGTCATCTGACAGTGAGGACTCAAGTAAAGCAGCCAAGCATAGCTCATTGATCGATGACATTCCGAGTGGAACTCAACTAATGTTAGACAACCAAGAGGCAAAGTCAAAGATGAAAGAACTGGAAAGATTGTTTGAGCTGAAAAGACAGGCAATGATTTATCATCTTCGTTGTGTTCACGTTAACTGTTTTAAGAGTGTAATATTCAGGCACTTGTTGAGGGCATTCAGAAGCATGAACAGAAAGCACGAGAGGTGAAGAAATCAGGCAACAGCACAAGCAGTTTGGAAAAAGATGGATCTCTTCCTCAAAGTTTAAGCAGAAGCAAGTTGCGTCGGAAGCAAAGGGTAAGCTGgtcatatatgtatattatgGAAGCATTAACATTTAAAGAAGGCATTGCATCAGTTTTGCCTTGCTGAATTTCATAAGCTTTATCTTTTGGTTAGACACTCACACAGCTGCAAAACGAGGCAGAATTGTTGGCACATCGTGCTTTTGTTCAAGAGACTCTACTGGACAAAGACAAGGCAATACCTGAAAATACAGAGTTGCAGACACAGACAATTGTCTCAAGGACATCATCTGTAAGCGAACAAAATTCTATATGTTATACATGTCTTTCAACTAGTTTTAATGGCAGACAAGTGTTGTCCCCACTGTCCATGTAACAGGAGCCGTTGAACTACTAGATCCTGCACAACAGCAAGAAATAGCAGGGAGTCTTGTAACACAAGCAACAACTCATGACAAGAGCGTTGAAGAAGAGAAATTGCGACAGAAAGAAATTGTGAAGAATCGTCTACAGCACTTGAAGAACAGACGAAAGTCTGAACTAACACTGGTTCTCGATGCAGGACAGCGACAGAAAGAACAACTAGAGAAGAAAATGAAGGAAAGAGTGAAGTACATTCGTTTTCCCTCTGTTTCTATAtgtgtctttgttttcttgtacaggaagagaaagacagacaactagcAAAAGTTAAAGAGCATGTAATTCGAGTTCGATATGAAAAAACTCTTACCATGACTGCAGACATGCCTACATCACCAGAAGAAGCAGGTATGATTGCTTTGAAAAGGTGCGTGAGCTGTAACATATGAAATTGCTGTTTAATAGGCTTTCTTCAATTGTTAACTGAGGACGAAAAGAGCCTTGATATAAACGAGCGTATGGCCGCAGCAGCACGGAGAATGCAAGAGTCTTTTGTACAACAAGCTGAAGAAGAGGCATGATAAGATTTttcagatagacaaatggatataCTGGAAATAGAGTGaaacatgcacagacacatgcatgcatgtgtgcatgcacagtgtcacacatgctcactcacacaccaccaccacacatcACCACAGATTGATAGATGCACAGTACTTGGTACGTATAAAGAGGGCTGTGTGCATACAGccagctagacagacaaactgatgggATTGACTAGGTGGCTGTTACGTAAACAACCAGGTGGGCAAGCTTCCTGCATTGTCATTTTCTCTCTAGACTGTGACTGGAGAAAAGAGAAATAGTTTGACAGTCTCTACAACATCAAGTGGAAGGTCTCGATCATTAAAAGACAGAGTAAAAGAAAGGAGGCAACAACGAAAAGAAAGGATATCTCATGCCCTAGCAACTCACATGGAAGATGAAATAACTTCTGATGAGAACTGAAGTTCATTACTCAAGGCACTTAGTAGGATGATAGAGACTTATCACTGTAATAGCTGCCACTGTGGGTAGTTAGTTGCTTATGATTAAcatagggtctggctacacgagactaaaTCAGACAGTCCTAACTATGAAGTTGGGTGTAGCAAACTGGAAAGCACTGGAGAGTGCTGTTGCACTTAGCAGCTACTTTAGTTACACTGTGCCACTGCCACTCGTGGTAACTCATGGAAAAGTAGTGTGATGCAATGCAATCTTACTTTCACTGCAATTGGTTTTTCTACGTAGGTAatgtgctgtctgtctgtctgtctgtcatcatctAGTGCATACATGGAAACTGACAAAAACTACAATGGAcactatctgtctgcctgtgtatctatctgtctgtttacaatGTTCGAAAAAGTGGtcatcaagttgtcatttgacgactaAGTTCATGTGACAACCAATTATTCCAgcgaggttgccatcctgacgactagagtcactcaagttatggtggacccagtgaatttttgttttatgctgtagagtaCTGTACAATAGTGAAATTGCTCAGGTCGGGCTGGGGGTGGCGTCTCTGGGGTCCTGGGATAATGTTTACTTAccagaacaatcagtatcactatttgatatttatgaaatatatgtaacaGTCCTAAACTCTTGTTGACTGAAAATTTTGTGAGGTTGCCAAGGTGACAACTATGTCTGCCATGAAATTTGGAACACtggtctatctgtctgtcctccATTAGGCCGTAATTAATGAACAGAGTAATGGCTGATGTGAATTTGTTTCCTTTGAAGATTTGCTCGCTGCATCTTCTGAAGTTACAATCAATAAAAACaatcggtctgtctgtctgtctgtctgtctgtctgtcaaatacatatatttcaaatccaaagaaatttccatcaagagcttaaaagctagtctttaagtaaagttcctctaaatcaacaacaaacacttaaggctacaacagatgaccccataggggggtcagaatacatttaaccacttagtttaaaacaaattgatattcgtcaaggacactgcaagatttttgtccagctgaaattactgccatcttcctagagatcacacttgaattgcattgctgcagttTGATCAAAAATCGTCATCTCCAGTGTGTTttgaactcagcaatgttagatcATCCATTGTCATCCCTCCACAAAGCAGAGAGGACCCTTAAGTACTCAGACGCTTTCTCCCCCCAACGGTCGAAATGTTCAAATACAAGAGGCACGACTGTTGGAGAATATCCACCAGGTAGTCGTTCCTGGGCGtacttgttttccttgatTTGCTCCCTTCTCATTGCCGCGCTTCCcccagttgtctgtctgtctgtgctatTACACAGAATTTATCATCTCCACAACTTCTTACCAGATGCATCTTTATGTCCTGTAGCTGCCAAATGCTGTACCACTCACTGTCTGATTATTTCAAGAATGCGTCAGTGACAATGAAATGTCATGTAGTGTGTGACTGCTCACTATATGCCCAACATTGACAGCTCTATAAGCAGGCATTTGTTCTGCCAGTTCTGTTTCTACAATGATCATCCATCTTGTCAACATTGGTAAAACACAGCCATCACAGACTTAATGTAGCAGTGGGAAACAAAGGCCACTTATAATATGAAATCTTTGACATATTGTATTCAGTTTCAGTCCATGAatcaactaattaaataattggTAAAGTCTTTGTAAATAAACAGTGTTGAATTAGATGGCTCTGAACAAGAGATATCACCATATCACATGATTATTTACAACAACTCAAAACAGTCTAAACATTCAATAGGCACTGCAGGGCATAGAAAGTTGCTCAAGAATCCAATAATGTCTGTGCTAGAAATTAAACTAACTAAAAAAGAATTCTGACTATAAACATTTACATACACAGTGTATACAATCAAACTATTAGCAATCAAATATTTTAGTAGTATTGTAAGTAAGACTGGCCTTGTGCGTAAACGTAGGGATATGTCTCATCTTCTGGTTGCCACTGTGGCCACTGCACGTGAGACATGTAGGGTCGATAGCCATAAACATGATACCAGGGAGAATAATAACCAGGTACAGGTTGACCGTATGATGGATGGGCTGAAATCCATGGATGCAAACACAGAGGAGATGTGGGTTGATGCAATGGCAGTAATGGTCTGAATGATGGTTGCTGTTCTGGTGTGCACGTTAGGTAGGTGTGAGCTTCTGCAGTCAACCCAGTTGGCGCAACTAATGGTGGTCCTGGTGGTTCGACATGCACACAGTCATCACGAACATAATGTAGATATTCTTGAGAGGAACCAGATTGGGACGCTTTACCCACACGTGTCACATTGTCACCTGATTGCATACCACCATCTGTACATATGGCTGATGCAACAGCAGCTACTCTGGATTCAGGATATTTAGAAGCAACTGTAACCTCCATGATTATCGACTTAAGatgacagacttcagaaacaTGTTCCTATAAGAAAGGCTTTCAAGTACACTTTGGGACATGATTaatacaacaaataaattgataaagaagaagacagacacataatgacaaacagacaaactacttTCTGTCtatccagctgtctgtctgtctgtctgtctgtctggtctgtccatccatccatgtgtctgttctgtccatccatccatgtgtctgttcatctgtctgtctgtctacatgtaaTATGTAGAGTCAATAGGATTTGCATTGCacattcttaattaaactacaaATATCTATGTCTACAAAAATCAGCTAACAAATTGTACTGACCTGTGATGAACATAAATGTTTCATCGACTTTCCCTTCTTTGCATCCAGGTACTTCTGATGAAAAAGTTTGCCATTAAAACACACCCATGGACTGATTTTGTCATCACACTTCATACCACATGCGTTATATGCAAACACAGTCATATAAACTCCTCTCATAAACACAGCAGCCAACTCTATCGCTCGACAATCTGGACTTTGAATTTTCACTCGGTGAAGCCGGCCACTGTTATCCAACATCCTATCTGTTCCTTGGACTAGGAATGCATCCAGCTCCCATTCCTTCAATTTTAGTTTATCTTGATTGATCATAAAGTGCAAAACACCACAGAGTAAACGTCTGTGAACATGGATTATTTGATAAGGCATGTCTGACCAGCCAAGACAATAACCGAATGCTTTCATCTGATTGTCATGATTTATGTCATGTTCGTCCCATAGTTCGTCCAAAGAGGCAAAACCCTTGGGAACTGGACAAGCAGGAACAATATCAGGTTCACTTGACATCTTTCCTCTGTGGACACACCATTCTTTAACAGCATTCTGACCAACAACTAGATCAACATTAGTGATTTTCTTCACTTCTGTGTGTTCTGTTGTCTTAAATCCTAGTAAGATTCCATATAAGCGTTCTCTGATTGGTTGAAATAGAATGGTTGCTGGTGGTATCTTTTCGCTGTTGGTCGGATCCTCTAGGGTGCAACCCATGTCAATCTCTGCTACACACATCACTTGATACACAAGATGAATAATTTCAGCATTCAAGTGCCTTTTTCTTGCTTTTTTCATAACCAAACGAGAAATTAACGGCTGATTAGTAGAGACTGTCTCTGATGATACTTTACAATCAGTCACACTAGCAGAAACAGTACTGACCTCATCATGTTCATTAGACATTAGATCATCTACATCACCATTACCTGCTATGTCATCACCATTTATTTCTACATCACTATCATCACTATCATTGCTATCTTCTCCCGAATGGCCACTGTCATTTTCATCCATGAACAGAGCATCATCCACATGAACCCATGGACGGTCAACATTTCCATCCACACTATCGACCACATCTTCCTGTTTAATAGTTTCATGTCGAATACCTTTTGAGGCAGAACTCTCCGATACTGACTCTGAGTCCCTACTTGTGAGGTATGTGTCAACACTCATAGTAAGATCATAAGCTGCCAATACATTTCTAAACAAATGTAATCGAGAATCATGTGCAGATCCAAATGCACGAACTGCAATTTGCTCTGCAGAAACAGACTCCGAAAAGCTGCAAATAAACTGTGCAACTCTAGGCACAATTTCACGATACACAGGCTTTTCACATCCAACTGCTCCAGTTATTCTTCGATGAAAACCAACTAGTCGATTGGCATCAAGTTGATCATTTCCACAGAGACCAGCAAGAACAGGCAAACGTGATGGCAAAATTCCAAGTAGGGCACAAAACTTATCTCGATCATAACGAATCATATCAACCCTTTTTTCACCAACATGAATA from Corticium candelabrum chromosome 22, ooCorCand1.1, whole genome shotgun sequence carries:
- the LOC134197650 gene encoding constitutive coactivator of PPAR-gamma-like protein 1 is translated as MRSQITVESQRYGSPFVTVLFTGFPMGVKGLKQYVEDHQEVLTEKKTFRTPSRVAEKKVLVVDGLSCLRVFYNPRLDWLCGGQWTELRDELHSFVRRFTNSGFQLVVIFDGVVERGKRSVWVHRRKQDMRTIRHVFEHVKTTGHQPKRNMLCLPAALSTFVKMTLKSTGVDVINSLGEADKEIAQYCLAKKCFGVLGEDSDYLIYPVQNYFTTKDIHVGEKRVDMIRYDRDKFCALLGILPSRLPVLAGLCGNDQLDANRLVGFHRRITGAVGCEKPVYREIVPRVAQFICSFSESVSAEQIAVRAFGSAHDSRLHLFRNVLAAYDLTMSVDTYLTSRDSESVSESSASKGIRHETIKQEDVVDSVDGNVDRPWVHVDDALFMDENDSGHSGEDSNDSDDSDVEINGDDIAGNGDVDDLMSNEHDEVSTVSASVTDCKVSSETVSTNQPLISRLVMKKARKRHLNAEIIHLVYQVMCVAEIDMGCTLEDPTNSEKIPPATILFQPIRERLYGILLGFKTTEHTEVKKITNVDLVVGQNAVKEWCVHRGKMSSEPDIVPACPVPKGFASLDELWDEHDINHDNQMKAFGYCLGWSDMPYQIIHVHRRLLCGVLHFMINQDKLKLKEWELDAFLVQGTDRMLDNSGRLHRVKIQSPDCRAIELAAVFMRGVYMTVFAYNACGMKCDDKISPWVCFNGKLFHQKYLDAKKGKSMKHLCSSQEHVSEVCHLKSIIMEVTVASKYPESRVAAVASAICTDGGMQSGDNVTRVGKASQSGSSQEYLHYVRDDCVHVEPPGPPLVAPTGLTAEAHTYLTCTPEQQPSFRPLLPLHQPTSPLCLHPWISAHPSYGQPVPGYYSPWYHVYGYRPYMSHVQWPQWQPEDETYPYVYAQGQSYLQYY